From Treponema vincentii F0403, the proteins below share one genomic window:
- a CDS encoding amino acid ABC transporter ATP-binding/permease protein, with protein sequence RPLLRFVQKPVRIGTVRKRRRSCSRGGALIMNTPLMNTPQRRSALTIMGSLITLVRPLLPVMLIAITAGVLGFLCAIFITVLGGEALIAALRTHIPVGQTLFGLSFTHIVTGLIILAVLRGALRYGEQYCNHYIAFKLLAIIRHKVFSVLRKLAPAKLEGKDKGNLITLITTDIELLEVFYAHTISPIVIAALTSVCMLIFLGSRSLIAVPVALVGYITVGVIIPLRNGKRTSGEGLAFRTEFGNLNSFVLESLRGLEEIIQYGAGDRIRAELRRRSEDLGKRGEYLSMQEARQRVETNTAVLFFTFAQLFLSIILFRRGSIDFAAAVGITFGMSASFGPVLALAQLSNNLNQTLASGDRILSLLEEQPLVEEIPADGKQRSFEGAAADHIDFNYGGEAILSDYSAVIKKDTITGIHGPSGSGKSTLLKLLMRFWEVQKGVIRISGEDIKTVPTGALRAMESCVTQESQLFKGTIADNIKIGKLDASEEEVIAAAQKASIHDFITTLPGGYDTPVGELGDTLSGGEKQRIGLARAFLHDAPFLLLDEPTSNLDALNERIILKSMKESGAGKTIVLVSHRTSTLNIADTVITIRATAS encoded by the coding sequence CGCCCGCTATTGCGCTTTGTACAAAAACCAGTCCGAATTGGAACGGTACGGAAGCGCCGCCGCTCATGCAGCAGAGGAGGAGCTTTAATTATGAATACACCGCTTATGAATACACCGCAACGCAGAAGCGCCCTTACCATTATGGGCTCGCTGATTACCCTTGTCCGCCCGCTCCTTCCCGTTATGCTGATTGCAATTACCGCAGGAGTGCTCGGCTTTTTATGCGCGATATTTATTACCGTTCTGGGTGGCGAGGCTCTTATCGCCGCGCTCCGTACCCATATACCGGTAGGACAAACGCTTTTCGGATTGAGTTTTACGCATATCGTTACAGGCTTAATCATCCTTGCCGTGCTGCGGGGAGCGCTCCGCTACGGCGAGCAATACTGCAACCATTATATCGCGTTTAAGCTTTTGGCGATTATCCGGCACAAAGTATTCAGCGTGTTACGGAAACTCGCCCCCGCAAAGCTTGAAGGTAAAGACAAGGGAAACCTGATTACGCTGATCACTACCGACATCGAGCTTTTGGAAGTGTTTTACGCCCATACCATCTCCCCGATTGTTATTGCGGCGCTGACCTCCGTGTGTATGCTGATCTTTCTCGGCAGCCGCAGCCTTATCGCAGTGCCGGTCGCACTTGTAGGGTACATCACGGTCGGCGTAATTATTCCGCTGCGCAACGGCAAGCGGACAAGCGGGGAGGGACTTGCGTTTAGAACTGAATTCGGGAATTTGAACAGCTTCGTCCTTGAATCCCTGCGCGGCTTGGAAGAAATTATTCAATACGGCGCAGGCGACCGTATCCGTGCCGAACTGCGGCGGCGCTCGGAAGATCTCGGAAAGCGCGGCGAGTATTTAAGCATGCAGGAAGCCCGGCAGCGGGTCGAAACCAACACGGCCGTCCTGTTTTTTACCTTTGCGCAGCTTTTTCTTTCCATTATTCTCTTCCGGCGAGGAAGCATTGATTTCGCCGCCGCAGTGGGAATTACGTTCGGTATGAGCGCCTCTTTCGGCCCCGTGCTTGCCCTTGCCCAGCTTTCCAATAATTTAAACCAAACGCTGGCGAGTGGCGACCGTATCCTCAGCTTGTTGGAAGAACAGCCGCTCGTAGAAGAAATCCCTGCCGACGGCAAGCAACGCTCATTCGAAGGCGCCGCTGCCGATCATATCGATTTCAACTACGGGGGAGAAGCTATCCTGAGCGATTACAGCGCCGTCATCAAAAAAGATACGATTACCGGTATACACGGCCCGAGCGGTTCGGGTAAGTCTACCTTGCTGAAACTCTTAATGCGGTTTTGGGAAGTGCAGAAAGGTGTAATACGCATTTCGGGTGAGGACATAAAAACCGTGCCGACCGGCGCATTGCGGGCGATGGAATCCTGTGTTACGCAGGAAAGCCAGCTCTTCAAAGGCACCATTGCCGACAACATCAAAATCGGCAAATTGGATGCGTCGGAAGAAGAAGTTATCGCAGCAGCACAAAAAGCTTCCATCCACGATTTTATTACCACCCTGCCCGGCGGCTATGACACGCCGGTCGGAGAACTCGGCGACACCCTTTCGGGTGGAGAAAAACAGCGTATCGGACTTGCCCGTGCCTTCTTACACGATGCACCCTTCCTTCTCCTCGATGAGCCTACAAGCAATCTGGATGCTCTTAACGAACGCATCATACTTAAATCGATGAAGGAATCCGGGGCGGGAAAGACGATCGTGCTTGTTTCGCACCGTACATCGACGCTCAACATTGCCGACACCGTTATCACTATCAGGGCAACGGCATCATAA